One window from the genome of Thermithiobacillus plumbiphilus encodes:
- the ilvC gene encoding ketol-acid reductoisomerase, translating into MKIYYDNDADLALIQAKKVAIIGYGSQGHAHANNLKESGVDVTVGLRPDSASWQKAIKAGLEVRETGEAVAGADVVMILAPDETQGALYRDVIEPNLKQGAALVFAHGFNVHFGQIQPRKDLDVFLVAPKGPGHLVRSTYTQGGGVPSLVAIHQDASGQALALGLSYAKANGGTRAGVIETTFREETETDLFGEQAVLCGGASALVQAGFETLVEAGYAPEMAYFECLHELKLIVDLMYEGGIANMRYSISNTAEYGDFTRGPRVITDQTKDEMRRILKEIQNGEFAREFILENQAGKPKLQAMRRLGAEHPIEQVGGKLRSMMSWINSAKIVDKSRN; encoded by the coding sequence ATGAAGATTTACTACGACAACGATGCCGACCTGGCCCTTATCCAGGCCAAGAAAGTGGCCATCATTGGTTACGGTTCACAGGGTCATGCCCACGCCAACAATCTCAAGGAATCCGGCGTGGATGTCACGGTGGGCCTGCGCCCTGACTCCGCTTCCTGGCAGAAGGCCATCAAGGCCGGACTGGAAGTCAGGGAAACGGGCGAGGCCGTGGCTGGCGCCGATGTCGTGATGATCCTGGCACCTGACGAAACCCAGGGTGCTCTCTACCGCGACGTGATCGAACCCAACCTCAAGCAGGGTGCCGCGCTGGTGTTTGCGCATGGCTTCAATGTCCATTTTGGCCAGATTCAGCCGCGCAAGGATCTCGACGTTTTCCTGGTTGCGCCCAAGGGACCGGGGCACCTGGTGCGCTCCACCTATACACAGGGTGGTGGCGTGCCCTCCCTGGTGGCCATCCATCAGGATGCCTCCGGGCAGGCCCTGGCGCTTGGTCTTTCCTATGCCAAGGCCAACGGCGGCACGCGCGCCGGTGTCATCGAGACCACCTTCCGGGAAGAGACCGAGACCGATCTCTTTGGCGAGCAGGCGGTGCTCTGCGGTGGTGCCAGTGCGCTGGTCCAGGCTGGTTTCGAAACCCTGGTCGAGGCAGGTTATGCCCCGGAAATGGCCTACTTCGAGTGCCTGCACGAGCTCAAGCTGATCGTGGACCTGATGTATGAGGGCGGCATCGCCAACATGCGCTACTCCATCTCCAATACCGCTGAATACGGGGACTTCACCCGTGGTCCGCGCGTCATCACGGATCAGACCAAGGACGAGATGCGCAGGATCCTCAAGGAAATCCAGAACGGCGAGTTCGCGCGTGAGTTCATTCTCGAAAATCAGGCCGGCAAGCCCAAGCTGCAGGCCATGCGCCGCCTGGGTGCGGAGCATCCCATCGAGCAGGTTGGCGGCAAGCTGCGTTCCATGATGAGCTGGATCAACAGCGCCAAGATCGTCGACAAGAGCAGGAACTAA
- a CDS encoding phosphatidylserine decarboxylase, with translation MQNIAGSHRWIAREGWPFILLFAAAAILIQVFLGFWWALPLYVLTAFSINFFRDPARPVSTDPEAVVCPADGKVILVEQTQDPYLKRDAIKISIFMNVFDVHINRMPINGQIRERWYHPGRFFNAALNKASLENERNALWVRTPAGRDVTVVQVAGLVARRILCYVQAGDAVSQGDRFGFIRFGSRVDTFLPLDTEVLVSVGDRVRSRQDVIARLPMADRVNA, from the coding sequence ATGCAAAACATAGCTGGTTCCCATCGTTGGATCGCCCGCGAGGGTTGGCCCTTCATTCTGCTGTTCGCGGCCGCAGCCATCCTGATCCAGGTCTTTCTAGGCTTCTGGTGGGCGCTTCCTTTATATGTCCTGACCGCCTTTTCCATCAATTTCTTTCGAGACCCGGCGCGGCCCGTATCCACGGATCCCGAGGCCGTGGTCTGCCCGGCCGATGGCAAGGTGATCCTGGTGGAACAGACGCAGGATCCCTATCTCAAGCGGGATGCGATTAAAATCAGCATATTCATGAATGTCTTTGATGTGCATATCAACCGCATGCCCATCAACGGACAGATCCGGGAACGCTGGTATCATCCCGGGCGCTTTTTCAATGCCGCGCTGAACAAGGCCTCCCTGGAAAACGAACGCAACGCGCTCTGGGTACGAACGCCGGCTGGCCGTGATGTCACCGTGGTACAGGTGGCGGGACTGGTTGCCCGGCGCATCCTTTGTTACGTGCAGGCAGGCGATGCCGTAAGTCAGGGAGATCGTTTCGGCTTCATCCGCTTTGGGTCCCGCGTGGACACCTTTCTGCCCCTGGATACCGAGGTTCTGGTGAGTGTGGGCGATCGGGTTCGCTCCAGACAGGATGTGATTGCGCGTCTGCCCATGGCGGATCGGGTGAATGCCTAG
- the pssA gene encoding CDP-diacylglycerol--serine O-phosphatidyltransferase — MENTPRRGVYVLPNLFTTASLFAGFYAIIKAIGGDFQLAASVIFIAMVLDGLDGRIARLTNTQSDFGAEYDSLADVIAFGLAPSVVLYLWGLSGYGKIGWLGAFVFTACGALRLARFNTQVHVASKSHFQGLPIPAAAATLAGLVWVAESPEVSGFIDDFAQPIALALVYLLGLFMVSNFRYKSFKDVDLRGRVPFVLAVIGVLIVALIAVHPPLVLFAASLTYALSGPVLTLLQMRQRKEQRR, encoded by the coding sequence GTGGAAAATACGCCGCGTCGCGGGGTTTATGTCTTGCCCAATCTCTTCACCACCGCCAGCCTCTTTGCCGGATTCTATGCCATCATCAAGGCCATTGGCGGTGATTTCCAGCTTGCGGCCTCTGTCATCTTCATTGCCATGGTGCTCGATGGTCTGGATGGCCGCATCGCTCGCCTGACCAACACGCAAAGTGACTTCGGCGCCGAGTATGACTCCCTCGCCGACGTGATTGCCTTTGGGCTGGCGCCATCAGTGGTGCTTTATCTTTGGGGGCTTTCAGGGTACGGCAAGATCGGCTGGCTGGGGGCTTTCGTGTTCACCGCCTGTGGAGCACTCAGGCTGGCGCGTTTCAACACCCAGGTCCACGTTGCTTCCAAGAGCCATTTTCAGGGCCTGCCCATTCCGGCGGCCGCCGCTACCCTCGCGGGCCTGGTCTGGGTGGCGGAAAGCCCGGAAGTATCGGGCTTCATCGATGATTTTGCCCAGCCCATCGCCCTGGCACTGGTGTATCTCCTGGGCCTCTTCATGGTCAGCAATTTCCGTTACAAAAGCTTCAAGGACGTGGATCTGCGTGGCAGGGTCCCCTTTGTGCTGGCGGTCATTGGCGTGCTGATCGTGGCGCTGATCGCCGTTCATCCGCCCCTGGTGCTTTTTGCTGCAAGCCTGACCTATGCGCTGTCTGGTCCTGTACTCACTCTGTTGCAAATGCGCCAGCGCAAGGAACAGCGGCGCTAG
- a CDS encoding 2-isopropylmalate synthase gives MSDHLIIFDTTMRDGEQSPGASMTKDDKIRIAKALERLRVDVIEAGFPAASNGDFEAVRAVAETVRDSRICALTRAREADIIRAGEALKPAAANRIHTFIATSPIHMQAKLRMTPEQVLEAAVMAVRTARQFTDDVEFSAEDAGRSDEDFLCRIVDAVIQAGARAINIPDTVGYNLPDRFGQLIRNLRERVPNSDKVIFSVHCHNDLGLAVANSLSAVQNGARQVECTINALGERAGNAALEEIVMAVRTRRDVFTCDTRIDTTQIVPVSKLVSTITGFPVQPNKAIVGANAFAHESGIHQDGVLKHRETYEIMRAEDVGWSTNRISLGKLSGRAAFRARLQELGITLNDDRLNAAFARFKDLADRKSEIFDEDLQALVSNEVQTSLAEHYRLGYLKVCSEMGCRPEATLEMLVDGVEKTSHASGSGPVDATFKAIEALANSGATLLLYSVNAITTGTDAQGEVTVRLEKAGRVVNGQGADTDIVIASAKAYLNALNRLAQPSGRKHPQL, from the coding sequence ATGAGTGACCATTTGATCATATTCGATACCACGATGCGCGATGGCGAGCAGTCGCCCGGCGCATCCATGACCAAGGACGACAAGATCCGTATTGCCAAGGCGCTGGAGCGCCTGCGCGTGGATGTCATCGAGGCCGGTTTCCCGGCCGCGAGCAACGGGGATTTCGAGGCAGTTCGAGCCGTGGCGGAAACGGTGCGCGACTCGCGCATCTGCGCGCTGACCCGGGCACGCGAGGCCGACATCATACGCGCCGGCGAAGCCCTGAAGCCAGCCGCGGCCAACCGCATCCACACCTTCATTGCCACCAGCCCGATTCACATGCAGGCCAAGCTGCGCATGACGCCGGAGCAGGTGCTGGAAGCGGCGGTCATGGCGGTGCGCACTGCGCGCCAGTTCACCGATGACGTGGAGTTTTCCGCCGAAGATGCCGGGCGTTCTGACGAGGACTTCCTCTGCCGTATCGTCGATGCCGTCATCCAGGCGGGCGCGCGCGCCATCAACATCCCCGATACGGTCGGCTACAACCTGCCGGATCGCTTTGGCCAGCTCATCCGCAATCTGCGCGAGCGCGTTCCCAACAGCGACAAGGTGATCTTTTCGGTGCACTGCCACAATGATCTCGGGCTGGCGGTGGCCAACTCGCTGTCGGCGGTACAGAACGGCGCGCGCCAGGTCGAGTGCACCATCAATGCCCTGGGTGAACGGGCCGGCAATGCCGCGCTCGAAGAGATCGTGATGGCGGTGCGTACGCGCCGAGATGTGTTCACTTGCGATACGCGCATCGATACCACACAGATCGTGCCGGTTTCCAAGCTTGTCTCCACCATCACCGGGTTTCCGGTGCAGCCGAACAAGGCCATCGTCGGCGCGAATGCCTTTGCGCATGAATCCGGCATACATCAGGATGGCGTGCTCAAGCACCGCGAGACCTACGAAATCATGCGCGCCGAGGATGTCGGCTGGAGCACCAATCGCATTTCGCTGGGCAAGCTTTCGGGCCGGGCCGCGTTTCGGGCGCGCTTGCAGGAGTTGGGCATCACGCTCAATGACGATCGCCTGAATGCAGCCTTTGCCCGCTTCAAGGACCTGGCGGATCGCAAGAGCGAGATCTTCGACGAGGATCTGCAGGCTCTGGTGAGCAACGAGGTCCAGACCAGCCTTGCTGAGCATTATCGGCTCGGTTATCTCAAGGTCTGCTCGGAGATGGGTTGCCGTCCCGAGGCGACGCTGGAAATGCTGGTGGATGGGGTGGAGAAAACCAGTCATGCCAGCGGCAGCGGGCCGGTGGACGCCACTTTCAAGGCGATCGAGGCCCTTGCCAATTCCGGGGCGACCTTGCTGCTGTATTCAGTGAACGCCATCACCACCGGCACCGATGCCCAGGGCGAGGTCACGGTGCGGCTTGAAAAGGCCGGGCGTGTGGTGAACGGGCAGGGCGCAGATACCGACATCGTCATCGCCAGCGCCAAGGCCTACCTTAACGCCTTGAACCGCCTGGCTCAGCCCAGTGGGCGGAAGCATCCTCAGTTGTAG
- a CDS encoding carbonic anhydrase: MQVRQFALGIFLALAAGPVLADGEHWGYAGQDGPEHWAELSEKYATCASGKHQSPIDIDKAVMGDAAHLAFDYHDAPLHIVNNGHTIEVDIPAGNTLRVNEHRYELVQFHFHTPSEEAFHGKHYPMVAHLVHKDAEGHLAVVAVEFERGGQNRALQPIWSHLPVKAGEVHDYRNIKVHLKQLLPTHKMHYAFEGSLTTPPCTEGVSWFVMEKPVSISNQQLASFQRLYPNNARPIQALNGRVIHEGR, from the coding sequence ATGCAGGTAAGGCAGTTTGCCCTGGGTATTTTTCTGGCACTCGCTGCAGGGCCAGTTCTGGCTGACGGGGAACACTGGGGCTATGCCGGGCAGGACGGGCCCGAACACTGGGCGGAGTTGAGCGAGAAGTACGCCACCTGCGCCAGCGGCAAGCATCAGTCACCCATTGATATCGACAAGGCGGTGATGGGCGATGCAGCGCATCTGGCATTTGATTATCATGATGCCCCGCTGCATATCGTCAACAATGGCCATACCATCGAGGTGGACATTCCGGCCGGCAACACCCTGCGCGTGAATGAGCACCGCTATGAGCTGGTCCAGTTCCACTTTCACACCCCCAGCGAGGAAGCTTTCCACGGCAAGCATTATCCGATGGTGGCGCACCTCGTGCACAAGGATGCCGAAGGGCATCTGGCAGTAGTCGCGGTGGAATTCGAGCGCGGAGGGCAAAACCGGGCCTTGCAGCCCATCTGGTCTCATCTGCCCGTGAAAGCCGGGGAGGTGCATGATTACAGGAACATAAAGGTGCATCTCAAGCAGTTGCTGCCCACACATAAGATGCACTACGCTTTTGAAGGCTCGCTGACCACGCCGCCTTGCACCGAGGGCGTATCCTGGTTTGTCATGGAAAAGCCCGTGAGCATCTCAAACCAGCAACTGGCGAGCTTTCAAAGGCTTTACCCCAATAATGCACGCCCGATCCAGGCCCTCAATGGTCGCGTGATCCACGAAGGTCGCTGA
- a CDS encoding tryptophan-rich sensory protein encodes MREGLLTRSGEFGGMLAQAPAGTGPVFPQIPDLPLVIFSSASFALLFSVGVAVFLFIKSGERATAQTGIRFFFLQLLLGLVWLVLLFFLHLPGWAFAVVLVQWVVLLQTIVIFWRRLAVAGFLLLPYFVWVSLMVWLLGSLWRLQP; translated from the coding sequence ATGAGGGAAGGATTGCTGACCAGGTCCGGGGAGTTCGGCGGCATGCTGGCGCAGGCGCCGGCCGGTACTGGCCCGGTGTTCCCGCAGATCCCTGATCTGCCGCTTGTGATCTTTTCCTCTGCCTCCTTCGCTCTCCTGTTTTCCGTGGGCGTGGCGGTATTCCTGTTCATCAAGAGCGGGGAAAGGGCCACGGCGCAAACCGGCATCCGGTTCTTTTTCCTGCAACTCCTGCTCGGGCTGGTCTGGCTGGTCTTGCTGTTTTTCCTGCATCTCCCTGGCTGGGCATTTGCCGTGGTGCTGGTCCAGTGGGTGGTTCTGCTGCAGACCATTGTTATTTTCTGGCGTCGTCTGGCAGTGGCGGGATTCCTGCTTTTGCCCTATTTTGTCTGGGTAAGCCTCATGGTCTGGTTGCTTGGTAGTCTATGGCGCCTGCAGCCCTGA
- the rdgC gene encoding recombination-associated protein RdgC: MFFKNLQLYRLTKPFHISPRDLETHLSALAFKPCGRVDLSSTGWVSPLGRQGRVLVHAAQGRLLLCAQKEEKILPAAVIKEFVDHKAEEIEAQQGRKVRRKERDALRDEVMQDLLPRAFTRSSQTCAYISPEKGWMVIDAASAKKAEDFVDLLRRSIDGFQAHPPVLQGNPGAIMTRWLAGEEDLPAGFELGDECELVEAGEEGGIVRCKRHDLAASEIMSHLQAGKQVSRLALNWTDHLSCVLGDDLLVRRVRLDDVLRDELEKTDDAAAELDAMFVLMSLEFDAFLEQLLGIFSEQVPDTTRLVANA, from the coding sequence ATGTTTTTCAAGAACCTTCAGCTGTATCGCCTTACCAAACCCTTTCACATCTCCCCCAGGGATCTCGAAACTCACCTGAGCGCGCTGGCTTTCAAGCCCTGCGGGCGCGTCGATCTGTCCAGCACGGGCTGGGTATCGCCGCTGGGGCGCCAGGGCCGGGTACTGGTCCATGCCGCGCAGGGACGCCTGCTGCTTTGCGCGCAGAAGGAAGAAAAGATCCTGCCGGCCGCTGTCATCAAGGAATTCGTGGACCACAAGGCCGAGGAGATCGAGGCGCAGCAGGGCCGTAAGGTCAGGCGCAAGGAACGGGACGCCCTGCGCGATGAGGTGATGCAGGACCTACTGCCACGCGCCTTCACCCGCAGCAGCCAGACGTGCGCCTATATCAGCCCGGAAAAGGGCTGGATGGTGATCGATGCCGCCAGCGCAAAGAAGGCCGAGGATTTCGTGGACCTGCTGCGCCGCAGTATCGATGGTTTCCAGGCGCACCCGCCGGTGTTGCAGGGCAATCCGGGTGCAATCATGACGCGCTGGCTGGCCGGTGAGGAAGATCTGCCCGCGGGCTTTGAGCTTGGCGACGAGTGTGAACTGGTGGAAGCGGGCGAGGAGGGGGGCATCGTGCGCTGCAAGCGCCATGATCTTGCCGCCAGCGAGATCATGTCTCATCTTCAGGCGGGCAAGCAGGTCAGCCGCCTGGCCCTGAACTGGACGGATCACCTGTCCTGTGTGCTCGGCGACGATCTGCTCGTGCGCCGCGTGCGTCTCGACGATGTGCTGCGTGATGAACTGGAAAAAACGGATGACGCCGCGGCAGAACTGGATGCCATGTTCGTCCTGATGAGTCTGGAATTCGATGCCTTTCTTGAGCAGCTTCTGGGGATCTTCAGCGAGCAGGTGCCAGACACGACACGGCTGGTTGCCAATGCCTGA
- a CDS encoding DUF3330 domain-containing protein, which produces MKDRPRPHQDHLVACQVCLREVPKSEAANAEADDYVLYFCGVDCHQAWREQEDEANK; this is translated from the coding sequence ATGAAGGATAGACCGAGACCTCATCAGGATCATCTCGTCGCCTGTCAGGTTTGCCTCAGGGAGGTGCCGAAGTCAGAGGCGGCAAACGCTGAAGCCGATGATTACGTGCTGTACTTTTGTGGGGTGGACTGTCATCAGGCATGGAGGGAGCAGGAGGACGAGGCCAACAAGTGA
- a CDS encoding AI-2E family transporter → MSSPGKPAGNWDQRLYRVLLRTLLAGFGLYLLVGFLQDIAQVLLFLAFVLIFALVLNAPVTWLENHGLRRGWGSFLVILVSLLLVGLIGWLIIPDLAEQVSGLANDLPNYANAIAERVSILLDNNPRIQEEFQQFLNAEAAGRLIPSLQTLLFKLGEYSLNLASAMIFGVIFASAVIYALISPRPLLEGYLLMVPPALRDRAACAFARGSQMVIAWLWSNAIIGGIEAVSIIVFLSFMDVPGAFVWGVLAFFSELVPKLGPYIMTIPPVLVALAIDPQTALWVALFYIVLQEIAGDVIGPKIRQSQMNIHPVVQLVFLLILIQFFGFWGALISMPLTGFIIAYYDEFYLAPQAPDPGNDQRVEDMLQARITADDGGKG, encoded by the coding sequence ATGAGCAGTCCAGGCAAGCCTGCCGGTAACTGGGACCAGCGTCTTTACCGCGTCCTGCTGCGCACGCTGCTTGCGGGTTTCGGGCTGTATCTGCTGGTGGGCTTCCTGCAGGACATTGCCCAGGTACTGCTTTTCCTGGCTTTTGTCCTGATCTTTGCCCTGGTGCTGAATGCCCCGGTAACCTGGCTGGAAAATCATGGTCTCCGGCGTGGCTGGGGTTCCTTCCTGGTCATTCTGGTTTCCCTGCTGCTCGTGGGGCTGATTGGCTGGCTGATCATTCCTGATCTGGCCGAACAGGTTTCAGGCCTGGCGAATGATCTTCCCAATTATGCCAATGCCATCGCCGAGCGGGTATCAATCCTCCTGGACAACAATCCCCGGATCCAGGAGGAGTTCCAGCAGTTTCTGAACGCCGAGGCCGCCGGGCGACTCATCCCTTCCCTGCAGACCCTGCTATTCAAACTGGGCGAGTATTCCCTGAACCTGGCCAGTGCCATGATTTTCGGGGTGATCTTTGCCAGCGCCGTGATTTATGCCCTGATTTCTCCCCGGCCGCTGCTCGAGGGTTATCTCCTGATGGTGCCGCCCGCCTTGCGGGACCGCGCAGCGTGCGCCTTTGCCCGGGGCTCCCAGATGGTCATTGCCTGGCTCTGGTCCAATGCCATCATCGGTGGGATCGAGGCGGTGTCCATCATCGTCTTTCTCAGCTTCATGGATGTGCCCGGCGCCTTCGTCTGGGGGGTGCTGGCGTTTTTTTCCGAGCTGGTGCCAAAACTGGGCCCCTACATCATGACCATCCCGCCGGTGCTGGTGGCATTGGCCATCGATCCGCAGACGGCTCTTTGGGTGGCCCTGTTCTATATCGTCCTGCAGGAGATCGCGGGTGATGTCATCGGGCCAAAGATCCGCCAGAGTCAGATGAACATCCACCCGGTGGTGCAACTGGTCTTTCTGCTGATCCTGATCCAGTTCTTCGGTTTCTGGGGGGCGCTGATCTCGATGCCGCTGACCGGTTTCATCATTGCCTACTATGATGAATTCTATCTTGCACCCCAGGCGCCTGATCCTGGCAACGATCAGCGCGTGGAAGACATGCTGCAGGCCCGGATCACAGCGGATGATGGAGGAAAGGGCTGA
- the moaD gene encoding molybdopterin converting factor subunit 1, with protein MLHVRCFASVREELGFGELELPLPGQQATVADVLRALEERTGKSLAGRHLLAAVNMTHAQPSQPVRDGDEVAFFPPVTGG; from the coding sequence ATGCTGCATGTCAGATGTTTTGCCAGTGTCCGTGAGGAACTTGGCTTTGGTGAACTTGAACTGCCGCTGCCCGGGCAGCAGGCGACCGTGGCCGACGTGCTGCGGGCGCTTGAAGAACGGACGGGCAAATCCCTGGCCGGGCGGCATCTGCTTGCCGCGGTGAACATGACTCATGCCCAGCCTTCCCAGCCGGTGCGGGATGGGGATGAGGTTGCCTTTTTCCCGCCGGTCACAGGAGGCTGA
- a CDS encoding molybdenum cofactor biosynthesis protein MoaE encodes MRVRVQAEDFDPGQEIASFPQETIRAAGGEVSFVGLVRDYSESSDILAMEIEHYPGMTERELERVCAEAAQRYEILDSLVIHRYGRLLPADRIVQVTVWSRHRAAAFDACRYIIDELKTRAPFWKQEVTPAGKRWVTDCPGCRAGAHGQAHQHHHHDFGPAGSQGHE; translated from the coding sequence ATGCGCGTCAGGGTGCAGGCAGAGGACTTTGATCCCGGTCAGGAAATCGCGTCCTTTCCGCAGGAGACAATCCGGGCGGCAGGTGGCGAGGTCAGCTTCGTTGGTCTGGTGCGGGATTACAGCGAATCCAGCGACATCCTTGCGATGGAGATCGAGCACTATCCGGGCATGACCGAACGGGAGCTGGAGCGGGTTTGCGCCGAGGCCGCCCAGCGTTACGAAATCCTCGATTCGCTGGTCATTCACCGTTATGGCCGGTTGCTGCCCGCGGATCGCATCGTGCAGGTGACGGTCTGGTCGCGGCACCGGGCGGCGGCCTTCGATGCCTGCCGCTATATCATCGATGAGCTGAAGACCCGCGCGCCCTTCTGGAAACAGGAGGTCACGCCGGCTGGCAAGCGCTGGGTCACGGATTGTCCCGGCTGCCGGGCGGGTGCGCATGGCCAGGCGCATCAGCATCATCATCATGATTTCGGGCCGGCTGGTTCGCAAGGACATGAATGA
- a CDS encoding YajQ family cyclic di-GMP-binding protein: MPSFDVVSKVDLQEVDNALNQTMKEIGTRYDFKGSKAKVERNEEELTLSAEDDYKLGQLDDLLSQRLVKRNIDLKALDRGKVENAAGNAVRQKIKVKVGVDTETGKKIVKFIKDSKLKVQASIQGDQVRVTGKSRDDLQTAIAALRGEEFGLPLQFTNFRD, translated from the coding sequence ATGCCTTCCTTTGACGTGGTATCCAAGGTTGATCTTCAGGAAGTGGACAATGCCCTGAACCAGACCATGAAAGAGATCGGCACCCGTTACGACTTCAAGGGTTCCAAGGCCAAGGTGGAGCGCAATGAGGAAGAGCTTACGCTGAGCGCCGAGGACGATTACAAACTCGGCCAGCTCGATGACCTGCTGAGTCAGCGTCTGGTCAAGCGCAACATCGATCTGAAGGCCCTGGATCGGGGCAAGGTGGAGAATGCCGCTGGCAATGCCGTGCGTCAGAAGATCAAGGTCAAGGTCGGCGTGGATACCGAAACCGGGAAGAAGATCGTCAAGTTCATCAAGGACAGCAAGCTCAAGGTGCAGGCCTCGATTCAGGGCGATCAGGTCCGTGTGACCGGCAAGAGCCGCGATGACCTGCAGACGGCCATCGCAGCGCTTCGTGGGGAGGAGTTTGGTTTGCCCCTGCAGTTCACCAATTTCCGGGATTGA
- a CDS encoding TolC family protein codes for MSKKRLLLSLLASFLSVTVQAQEIPPPPDLPSTTLARQVLDQDPGVRAARAALEAGRTEAQLYATGPYEFSTRLSGQQRDLRGGSNYGEWSVGIERPVRLPGKAALDRGIGQQVVAEMDARYGDALHQASRELLRLWLSWRGAEATRELLSTQRLAAEENLRAVEKRFKAGDAARLDVHLAEAEFEELRRAENEADTGRATSLARLQGRFPGIQAVSSPLGNPRPLENDPAFWRERILAHSHELLIPKAQLARAVVEARRARAERIPDPTLGAYAASEFGGAERILGLSVSIPIPGDRRRLEAARAESLVQGARAQLNLQTRSVETEISAALAQAQGTYQSWQAADRAAQAMRNNAQLMQRAYELGEADLQALLLARRQALSAQLAANKAQIETLLAHYLLLVDGHLIWNMEASDHED; via the coding sequence ATGTCAAAGAAACGACTTCTTCTATCCCTCCTGGCCAGCTTCTTGAGCGTCACGGTTCAGGCCCAGGAGATCCCGCCCCCCCCCGACCTGCCGTCTACCACCCTCGCCCGCCAGGTGCTGGATCAGGATCCCGGCGTGCGCGCCGCCCGCGCGGCGCTCGAAGCAGGACGCACGGAAGCGCAACTGTATGCAACCGGCCCCTATGAATTCAGCACGCGCCTGAGCGGCCAGCAGCGCGACCTGCGCGGTGGATCCAATTACGGCGAATGGAGCGTCGGCATCGAACGCCCGGTGCGACTGCCGGGCAAGGCCGCGCTGGATCGAGGTATCGGCCAGCAGGTCGTGGCCGAAATGGATGCCCGCTACGGGGATGCGCTCCACCAGGCCAGCCGGGAACTGCTCAGGCTCTGGCTGAGCTGGCGCGGCGCCGAAGCCACGCGCGAGTTGCTCTCTACCCAGCGTCTTGCCGCCGAGGAGAATCTCAGGGCGGTGGAAAAGCGCTTCAAGGCCGGTGATGCCGCCCGCCTGGATGTCCATCTGGCCGAGGCCGAGTTTGAGGAACTTCGACGCGCGGAAAACGAGGCCGATACTGGGCGTGCCACATCCCTGGCGCGTCTGCAGGGCCGCTTTCCCGGCATTCAGGCGGTTTCCTCGCCACTTGGCAACCCCCGGCCGCTGGAAAATGATCCGGCATTCTGGCGCGAACGCATCCTCGCGCACAGCCATGAGCTCCTCATTCCAAAGGCGCAGCTTGCACGCGCTGTGGTCGAAGCCCGCCGCGCGCGCGCGGAACGGATACCCGATCCCACGCTCGGGGCCTATGCCGCCTCCGAGTTCGGTGGCGCGGAACGCATTCTGGGGCTGAGTGTGAGCATACCGATTCCCGGTGATCGCCGGCGCCTGGAGGCAGCGCGTGCCGAAAGTCTCGTGCAGGGTGCGCGCGCGCAACTGAACCTGCAGACCCGTAGCGTGGAGACAGAGATCAGCGCGGCCCTGGCGCAGGCCCAGGGGACCTATCAGAGCTGGCAGGCAGCGGATCGCGCCGCCCAGGCCATGCGCAACAATGCGCAGCTCATGCAGCGTGCCTATGAATTGGGCGAAGCGGATCTGCAAGCCCTCTTGCTGGCGCGCCGCCAGGCCCTGAGTGCCCAGCTAGCCGCGAACAAGGCCCAGATCGAAACCTTGCTTGCGCATTATCTGCTACTGGTGGATGGCCATCTGATCTGGAACATGGAAGCCAGTGACCATGAGGACTAG
- a CDS encoding DUF3240 family protein: MSETSYCLTMILAPTLEEQVLDLLLTAPETSAFTSTSVFGHGANPGDLNTAEQVLGRTRQVQVQLILSRQDADALLARLRQQLPGIGIPFWLSPVLERGMI; this comes from the coding sequence ATGTCTGAAACATCGTATTGCCTCACCATGATTCTCGCGCCCACCCTGGAAGAGCAGGTGCTGGACCTGTTGCTCACTGCGCCAGAGACCAGCGCCTTCACCAGCACGTCGGTTTTTGGCCATGGCGCCAACCCCGGCGACCTGAACACTGCCGAACAGGTGCTCGGTCGCACCCGGCAGGTCCAGGTACAACTCATCCTCAGCCGGCAGGATGCGGACGCCCTGCTCGCGCGCCTGCGCCAGCAGCTGCCGGGCATAGGTATCCCTTTCTGGCTGAGCCCTGTCCTTGAGCGAGGGATGATCTGA